CACGATCATCGCCGGCTCGAAGGCGCCGCGCGGGTTTTAATCCACGCGCGCGGGGCCTCGCTCTGGGAGAATGAGTTGAAGGAACAGAATTTTTCCGGCTTTTACGCCAAGCCGTTTTTGGCGGAGGAACTCGCAAAAATTATTGGCGATCATTTATGAACGACCAGCGCATCTCGCCACGCAAGAATTTGAGGACCCGCGTGATTTTTTTGGACGAGTTCGGGGACGACTTCATCTATTTCCTTTCCACCGACTTGAGCATTTCGGGCATTTTCATCGAATCGCCCATCTCTTTTCAAACCGGCACTAAGGTCCTTCTTAAATTTTCGTTGTACGAAGGGGACAAGCCCATCTTTGTGACCGGCGAGATCGCCCGCTTTATGGGGGAGCGCAGGGGGCGCGGCCGCAGGCCAAAAAAGAGGCGGCCGGTCGGGATCGGCATCCGGTTTATGGGATTACAGCCGGAGGATTTGAGGAGGATAGAAAGTTTCATCCATTCGTAAATTTGTGAACGGGTGACGCCTGTGGGAGGCCCCCGAACGAGCCGCAGTCGTGCTCCTTCACGACGAGGACGAGAGAGGGGGGACCCACAGGCGGCAGGACCCGTTCACACCGGGTCATTCCCCCGTATACACCTGCGTAATCTGGTACTCCAGATACTGGTGAAAAAAATCAAACCAGGGGCGGAGGAGTTTGGGGGCAGTAGAGGAGCGAAAGCGCAATTCCAGCACCAGAGGGTTAGAGGCGATTGCCAGCACCGTGTATTCCACATATTTGTTTCCCACCGTCAGGACGGGCACGCCGGTTTTTTCTCCATTGACCGCCAGCGGATGGTTGTGAGCAGATTCAAGAACCCTTACCGAGACGAATTCCTCCAGAAATTCCTGCAATTTTTTTTGTTCCTCCCGCGTGACCCTGATTTCGGCCTCTTGGGATGTGTTGAGAATCGCCCCGGCCACCGTCCTAAACTCCTCCGTCCGGCTAACGAGCCCCGCCGGGCCTTTTTTGAAAAAATTAAACGAGTTGGAAAGAATGCCGGCGTCGAGACGATAATTTTTTTTGCCCCCTGCCGATTCGATGATTTCAGGGGGAACCCACAAAAGGCCGTTTCGATCCAACTGCACCACCCCTTCGATCCAAAAATGGGGATGCGCCAGCGATTCCGCCTCGTTCAAGCCGTTGGTGGAGACGCCGCCGCGGTGGAGGTCTATCCGGTATTCGGGCCAAGGGGTTGACTGTGTCTGAATCCGGGTGGGCGAAAACCACTTCACGAAAATGTCCGGCCCCTCCTGGCTTACCTCCACCGTTTTGATGCCAAGGCCCGAAATCGGCTCGGGGCTTCCCGGCACAAGCCGCAGTTTGAGGCCGTTGATGCGGGAGAGGGCCGAAAGGTCGGGGGAAGACCAAGCAAGATGCGGCGCCAAAAAACCGGAGATCGAGGTAATAACGCCGATAAATGTTAATAATCGTCGCACCTTCTTTCTTTTAAACCGCCGTCATTTTTCACGCAACCTTTTCTTGATTTTGCCGATAATATCCCCTAGAAGGACAAAAATTATCCAATGTCCGGCGGTGAAGAAATAA
The window above is part of the Deltaproteobacteria bacterium genome. Proteins encoded here:
- a CDS encoding PilZ domain-containing protein encodes the protein MNDQRISPRKNLRTRVIFLDEFGDDFIYFLSTDLSISGIFIESPISFQTGTKVLLKFSLYEGDKPIFVTGEIARFMGERRGRGRRPKKRRPVGIGIRFMGLQPEDLRRIESFIHS